Part of the Terrisporobacter glycolicus ATCC 14880 = DSM 1288 genome is shown below.
TGTCATCTTTATACATTCCCCACAAAGGAATATCTATTCCATATTTATCAAAAACCTTTTGTACAGCACTAACTTGACCTTTTCCACCATCTAATAATATTAAATCAGCAAAATCTCCTTTTTGCAATCTTCTATCTAAAATTTCCGCCATAGAGTCATAGTCATTAGGACCTTCTACAGTTTTTACTTTATATCTTCTATATTCTTTTTTATCTTTAAGTCCATTTGTAAAAACAACCATAACACCTATGGAGTCAACACCTTGTATATTAGATATATCGTAAGATTCTATTCTTCTTGGTGATTCTTCTAAACCTAAAACTTCCGCTAGCTCTATTAAAGCTCCTTCACTTCTTTCATATTTTCTTTTATTTAAATTAGAGAATTTTTCTAAGTATTCCATAGCATTTTTCTTCACCATAGATATTAGACTCTTTTTATCTCCTTTTTGCGGAACTCTTATAAATACTTTTTGACCTTTAATATTAGATAACCACTCTTCAAGAACTACTTGGTCTTCTATTTCACATTCAATAATAATCTCTTTTGGAATGTATTCTGCTTTCATATAGAATTGTTTTACAAAAGAGCTAAGTATAGATTCCTTACTAGAATCTTTTGTACCTTCTAATATAAAGTGCTCTCTTCCAACAATTTTTCCATGTCTGATGAAGAAAGATTGAACACAAGCTTCTTCATCATTATAAGCCATAGCAATAATATCTTGATTAACATCCTCTGTAGATACATCAATTTTTTGTTTTTGCATCATATCTTGAAGATTTATTATTTTATCTCTATATAAAGCCGCTTCTTCAAAATTAAATTCCATAGAGCATTTATTCATTTTTTCTTTTAAAATTTCTATTAAAGTTTCTTCTTTTCCAGATAAAAATAATAGTATTTCTTCTATCATTTTATTATATTCTTCTTTTGAAACATTACCAGTACAAGGTCCAACACATCTTTTTATATGAAGGTTTAAGCACGGCCTCATGTTATTTTTAATAGCCCTTTCAATATCCACATTACAAGTTCTTATAGGATAAATATTTCTTATAACATCTAAAGTATCATTAACAGCTTCCACATTTGTATATGGTCCAAAATATTTTGCCTTATCTCGAATAACTCTTCTAACTTTTAATACCCTTGGAAAATCTTCATTTACTGTTACCTTTATATAAGGATAAGTCTTGTCATCTCTTAGCAAAACATTATACTTGGGTCTATATTTTTTAATTAAATTACATTCTAAAATTAATGCTTCTAGCTCTGAATCAGTAATTATATATTCAAATGACTTTATATTTTTAACCATTGATTTTACTTTAGAAGAATGATTTTTTGATGATTGAAAGTACTGTCTTACTCTATTTTTCAATGAGACCGCTTTTCCAACATATATTATTTTATCATTTTCATCTTTCATTAAATATACTCCAGGTTCAGCTGGTAGTTTTTTTAATTGTTCTTGTATATCAAACACTTATATTCCTCCGAAATCAAAATTCGCTTAGGCTGAGCCACTGCGTAAGCAAATCATTTTTGTTACTGCTTCATGTACTAACTTTCTCTAAATTTTTATACATAATTCATTCTATAATAAAACTTCTAATCTTTATATACATAAAAATTAGAAGTTTATATTTAGTCTTTGAGAATATTTAAATTTAAAACTTATTCAAAGTATTTTTTTAGGAATTGACCAGTATAAGATCCCTCCACCTTAGATACTTCTTTAGGAGTTCCAGTAGCGATTATTTTTCCACCTTTATCTCCACCTTCAGGTCCTAAATCTATAATATAATCACTAGTTTTTATAACATCTAAGTTATGTTCTATAACAACTATAGTATTTCCTGTATCAGCTAACTTTTGTAAAACATGAATCAACTTATCAACATCTGCCATATGAAGTCCTGTTGTAGGCTCATCAAGTATATATAAAGTCTTTCCTGTTGGTCTTTTACTTAATTCTGTTGCTAGTTTAATTCTTTGCGCTTCTCCTCCTGATAACTGAGTTGAAGGTTGACCAAGTTTAATATAAGAAAGGCCAACATCCATTAATGTTTCAAGCTTTCTTTTTATATTTGGTATATTTTCAAAGAACTCTAAAGCTTCCTCTACATTCATATCAAGGACGTCTGCTATAGTTTTATCTTTATACTTAACTTGTAGAGTTTCTCTATTGTACCTTTCTCCTTTACATACTTCACAAGGTACATAAACATCTGGTAAGAAATGCATTTCTATTTTTATTATACCATCACCTTTACAGGCTTCACATCTACCACCTTTAACATTGAAACTAAATCTTCCTTTTTTGTATCCTCTAGCTTTAGCTTCATTTGTTGTTGCAAATAAATCTCTTATTTGATCAAATACGCCTGTATAAGTTGCAGGATTTGATCTAGGAGTTCTTCCTATTGGGCTTTGGTCTATATTTATTATTTTATCTATATTTTCAATACCTTTAATTTCTTTGTGTTTTCCAGGTCTTTGTCTTAATCTATTAACTTTACTTGCTACGCCTTTGTACAAAATAGAGTTGATTAATGAACTTTTTCCTGATCCTGATACACCGGTTATGCATACAAATTTTCCAAGAGGTATCTTTGCATTAATATTTTTTAAGTTATTTTCTGTGGCGCCTTTAATTTCTATAAAATTTCCATTACCTTCTCTTGTGCTATTAGGTATTTCTATTACTTTTTTACCACTTAAATATAATCCTGTCATTGAATTAGGATTTTCTAAGATTTCATCTAAAGTACCTTGAGCTACTATCTCTCCGCCATGAATTCCTGCCCCTGGACCAATATCTACCACGTAATCGGCTTCTCTCATAGTATCTTCATCGTGTTCAACTACAATTAACGTATTTCCAAGGTCAGTTAAATGCCTCAAAGTTCCTATTAACTTTTCATTGTCTCTTTGATGAAGTCCTATACTTGGCTCATCAAGTACATATAAAACTCCAACTAAAGCAGAACCTATTTGAGTTGCAAGCCTAATTCTTTGTGCTTCTCCTCCTGATAAAGTTCCTGCTTTTCTTGATAAAGTTAAATATTCAAGTCCAACATCTTTTAAGAAAGATGCTCTTTCATTTATTTCTTTTAAAATTTCATGTGCTATAAATTTATTTTTTTCACTTAATTTTAAGCTTTGAACAAAATCTAATAATTCTTTTACAGATAAATCTGTAACCTCCATTATGTTTTTTCCACCTATTAAAACAGATAGCACTTCTTTTTTAAGCCTATTACCTTTACATTTTGGACAAGGTGTTTCAGCCATATATTCTTCTATTTTATCTCTTGAATACTCTGAGTTAGTTTCTCTATATCTTCTTTCAAGATTTACTATTACACCTTCAAAAGGAGCTTTATATTCTCTTCTTCCTCCAAATTTTGAATCAAATATAAATTGAACCATTACATTATTTTCACCATAAAGTAATTCTTGAACAAAGTCCTCTGGCAAATCTTTAAATGGCGTCTCTAGAGATACATTAAAATGCTCTGCTAAACTTTGTACCATTTTACTATAATATGTATCATCACTTGTACTTACACTTCCCCAAGCTGCTATAGCTCCTTGTTTAATACTTAATTCCTTGTTTGGTATAACAAGATCTGGATCAACTTCTCTACTTTCTCCTAAACCTTTACATACATCACAAGCACCAAAAGGAGCATTGAATGAAAACATTCTTGGTGATAACTCTTCAATTCCTATTCCATGTTCTGGACAAGCAAATTTAGTAGAGAATAAAATTTCTTCTCCATCTACTATTTGAGCTATAACAAGTCCATCAGATAATTTCACAGCTGTTTCTATTGAATCAGCAAGCCTTCCTTCTATCCCATCTTTTACAACTATTCTATCTACAACAACCTCTATATTGTGTTTTTTATTTTTCTCTAAGTTAATCTCATCTGTTACTTCCTGATTTTCTCCATTAACTCTTATTCTTACAAATCCGTCCTTAGCAATACTCTCTATAAGTTTTTTGTGAGTTCCTTTTTGACCTCTTACTACAGGAGATAAAATTTGAATCTTGGTTCTTTCAGGTAATTCAATTACTTTATCTACTATTTCTTGTATAGTCATTTGAGATATTGGTTTGCCACATGTAGGGCAATGTACATCTCCAACTCTTGCAAATAAAAGCCTTAAGTAATCATAAATTTCTGTTACAGTACCCACTGTAGAACGAGGATTTTTTGATGTTGTTTTTTGATCTATAGATATTGCTGGTGATAACCCTTCTATATATTCCACATTTGGTTTTTCCATTTGACCTAAAAACTGTCTAGCATAAGCCGATAAACTTTCCACATATCTTCTTTGACCTTCTGCATAAATAGTATCAAAAGCTAAAGAGGATTTTCCAGAACCCGATAGCCCTGTGAAAACTATAAACTTATTTCTAGGAAGTTCTATACTAACATTTTTAAGGTTATGCTCTTTCGCACCTTTTATAATGATTTTATCTTCCATTAATTCTTTATCCTTTCTTCCAACTCTTTTATCTTATCTCTTAACTGGGCCGCCCTTTCAAATTGTAAATTTTGTGCAGCTTCCATCATTTCTTTTTGTAATGTTTCTATATTATTTTGAACTTCATATTCATCTTCACTTTCAGCAATTCCAAATACAACTTCTTCATCAGCTGGTTTAAGTGTTTCTATACTATTTCTAACTTCTTTAACAATAGTTTTAGGAGTTATTCCATTTTCTTCATTATATTGAGACTGTATTTCTCTTCTTCTCTTAGTTTCTTCAATAGTTGCTGACATAGAACGTGTAATCTTATCAGCATACATTATAACTCTACCTTCTGAGTTTCTAGCCGCACGCCCTACTGTCTGTATTAGTGAAGTTTCGGATCTTAAAAAACCTTCTTTATCTGCATCTAATATGGCAACTAGAGAAACTTCTGGTATATCCAAACCTTCTCTAAGTAAATTTATACCTACTAATACATCAAATTTACCCAATCTTAGATCTCTAATTATTTCAGTTCTTTCCAGTGTATCTATATCTGAATGTAAATATTTAACCTTTATTCCTATCTCTTTTAAATAGTTCGTTAAATCTTCACTCATTTTCTTAGTTAGAGTTGTAATTAATACTCTTTCTTTCTTTTCAACGACCTTGTTTATTTCTCCAACTAAATTATCTATTTGATTTTCAATTGGTCTTACTTCTATAATCGGATCAAGTAGGCCTGTAGGTCTTATTATTTGCTGTGCCACAGTTGTAGAGTGTTCTATTTCATAAGACCCTGGTGTTGCAGAAACAAATAGTACTTGATTTATATTTTCTTCAAATTCAGAGAAATTTAAAGGTCTGTTGTCATAAGCAGAAGGTAATCTAAATCCATTTTCTATTAATGATTGTTTCCTTGAGCGGTCTCCTGCATACATTCCTCTAACCTGAGGAATAGTAACATGAGATTCATCTACTATTAATAAAAAATCATCCGGGAAGAAACTCATTAATGTATAAGGCTTTTCACCTTCTTCTCTTCCTGTTATATGTCTTGAATAGTTTTCAATTCCCTGACATGTACCTATCTCATTAAGCATTTCTATATCATATTTAGTTCTTTGTTCAATTCTCTGAGCTTCTATCAATTTATCATTTTCTTTAAAATATTGAACTCTTTCTGATAGCTCTTTTTCAATAGCCTCCACTGCATGAGCAACTTTTTCTGGAGTGGTAACATAATGTGATGCTGGGAATACTGCTATATAATTTCTCGTTCCTAAAATTTTCCCTGTAACATAGTCAATTTCAACTATTCTATCTATCTCATCCCCAAAAAATTCTATTCTTATAGCTTTTTCATCATCGCTTGCTGGGAATAATTCTAAAATATCCCCCCTCACTCTAAAAGTTCCTCTAACAAAGTTAATATCATTTCTTTCATATTGTATATCTACTAATTTTCTTATAAGGGTATCTCTATCAATTTCCATTCCTGTTCTAATGGATAACATAAGTTTTTTATAATCATCAGGATCCCCAATACCATAAATACAAGAAACAGAAGATACCACTATTACATCATCTCTTTCTAATATGGATGCTGTGGCTGAGTGTCTTAGTTTATCTATTTCATCATTTATGCTTGCATCTTTTTCTATGTATGTATCACTAGATGCTACATAAGCTTCTGGTTGATAGTAATCATAATAACTTACAAAGTATTCAACTGCATTATTAGGGAAAAACTCTTTAAACTCACTATATAATTGAGCGGCTAAAGTTTTATTATGAGCCAGGATTAAGGTTGGTTTCTTTACCTCTCTAATTATATTTGCCATAGTAAAAGTTTTACCCGAACCTGTTACCCCTAGTAATGTTTGAAATTTTTCATCCTTATTAATTGAAGTAACAATCTCTTTTATTGCTTCTGGCTGATCTCCTGTTGGCTTAAAAGCTGATTGAATTTCAAAATCCATATCTCCTCACTCCTTTAGAACATCCGTTCCGTATAATTACAATAATAATTATACCATAATAATTCTATTATTGACCTTTTGTATAAACATTTATTATAAAATTTATTCATTAATATATATTACCCATTTAAAATAATTTAAATAATTTATAATTCCTTAATAAATAAAATAGAGCTTATATAAAAATAAGCTCTGATTCGTATAATATACTTTATTATATTTAAAACAAAAACCATGTATAAATTTATACATGGTTTTTATGAATAATTGGTGACCCATCGGAGATTCGAACTCCGGACACCTTGATTAAAAGTCAAGTGCTCTACCGACTGAGCTAATGAGTCATTATGGCGACCTGGAAGGGGTTCGAACCCTCGACCTCCAGCGTGACAGGCTGGCATTCTAACCAACTGAACTACCAGGCCGCATTTATATGTTTTAATGGTGGGACCAACAGGGCTCGAACCTGTGACCCCCTGCTTGTAAGGCAGGTGCTCTCCCAGCTGAGCTATGGTCCCGGGAATCAATTAAATTGGAGCGGGTGAAGGGGATCGAACCCTCACAGCCGGCTTGGAAGGCCGGAACTCTACCATTGAGCTACACCCGCATGGTGACTCATAGGGGAATCGAACCCCTGTTACCGCCGTGAAAGGGCGGTGTCTTGACCGCTTGACCAATGAGCCATCTATGGAGCTGGTAATAGGACTCGAACCTACAACCTGCTGATTACAAGTCAGCTGCTCTACCAATTGAGCCATACCAGCAACTTACGTGGCTACGTGCTACTCTCCCAGGGGGTCGCCCTCCAAGTACCATCGCCGCTCAAGAGCTTAACTTCTGTGTTCGGAATGGGAACAGGTGTATCCTCTTTGCTATAATAACCACATAAAATTCATTACACTCATATCGTCAACGATATTTCTTTGCTAACGCTTCAGAAAAATCCGTTGCTCAAAATGTTTTTAAGTATTAACTTTTGTTAGTACTTTCAAAACTGCTAACATTTAATGTTTTCATTAACTATTTTTAGCAACCGAAATCTTCCTTATAATTATATAATCAAAGATTTAGTTGGCGATATAAACCTTTAGGTTTATTTTGGTCAAGTCCTCGACCTATTAGTATCAGTAAGCTACATATGTTACCACACTTCCACCTCTGACCTATCAACCATGTAGTCTTCATGGGGTCTTAACCTTACGGTGGGAAATCTTATCTTGAAGTAGGCTTCGCGCTTAGATGCTTTCAGCGCTTATCCTTTCCGTACTTAGCTACCCAGCTATGCCCTTGGCAGAACAACTGGTACACCAGCGGTACGTCCATCCCGGTCCTCTCGTACTAAGGACAGGTCTCCTCAAATTTCCTACGCCTGCGACGGATAGGGACCGAACTGTCTCACGACGTTCTGAACCCAGCTCGCGTACCACTTTAATGGGCGAACAGCCCAACCCTTGGGACCTACTACAGCCCCAGGATGTGATGAGCCGACATCGAGGTGCCAAACCTCCCCGTCGATGTGGACTCTTGGGGGAGATCAGCCTGTTATCCCCAGGGTAGCTTTTATCCGTTGAGCGATGGCCCTTCCATGCGGTACCACCGGATCACTAAGTCCGACTTTCGTCCTTGCTCGACCTGTATGTCTTGCAATCAAGCTCTCTTCTGCCTTTACACTCTACGTACGATTTCCGACCGTACTGAGAGAACCTTTGAGCGCCTCCGTTACTCTTTAGGAGGCGACCGCCCCAGTCAAACTGTCCACCTGACAGTGTCCCACTACCTGATTCAAGGCAGCTGGTTAGAATCCCAGTACTACAAGGGTGGTATCCCAAGGATGGCTCCACACAGACTGACGTCCATGCTTCATAGCCTCCCACCTATCCTGTACATGTAGCACCGAGACTCAATGTCAAGCTACAGTAAAGCTCCATGGGGTCTTTCCGTCCTGTCGCAGGTAACCGGCATCTTCACCGGTATTACAATTTCACCCAGTCTGTTGTTGAGACAGTGCCCAAATCGTTACGCCTTTCGTGCGGGTCGGAACTTACCCGACAAGGAATTTCGCTACCTTAGGACCGTTATAGTTACGGCCGCCGTTTACTGGGGCTTAAGTTCACTGCTTCGGTTACCCTAACAGATCCCCTTAACCTTCCAGCACCGGGCAGGCGTCAGCTCCTATACATCGTCTTGCGACTTAGCAGAAACCTATGTTTTTGGTAAACAGTCGCTTGGGCCTATTCTCTGCGGCCATGTTTCCATGGCACCCCTTCTCCCTAAGTTACGGGGTCATTTTGCCGAGTTCCTTAACAACAGTTCTCTGGCTGGCCTTAGGATACTCTCCTCACCCACCTGTGTCGGTTTGCGGTACAGGCACCTTTAACCTCGATAGAGACTTTTCTCGACAGTGTGAAATCAGCTACTTCGCTACTAAATTTCGCTCCGCATCGTACTCCAGCATTATTCAGGCGGATTTGCCTACCTGAACTGCCTCAATACTTGCCCGCACATAACCAACAGTGCGGTTAGCTTATCCTACTGTGTCATCCCATTTCTCAAACGGTTATTGGTGGTACAGGAATATCAACCTGTTGTCCATCACCTACGCCTTTCGGCCTCGGCTTAGGTCCTGACTAACCCAGGGCGGACGAACCTTCCCCTGGAAACCTTGGGTTTACGGCCTGTGGGATTCTCACCCACATCTCGCTACTCATGCCAACATTCTCACTTCTATACAGTCCACATCTCCTTACGGTAATGCTTCAATCCATATAGAAAGCTCTCCTACCCATCATAAATGATGCCGTAGCTTCGGTAGTACGTTTTAGCCCCGGAAATTTTCGGCGCAGGATCACTCGACCAGTGAGCTATTACGCACTCTTTAAATGAGTGGCTGCTTCTAAGCCAACATCCTGGTTGTCTGTGCAATCCCACATCCTTTACCACTTAACGTACATTTAGGGACCTTAGCTGACGATCTGGGCTGTTGCCCTTTTGACTATGAATCTTATCACCCACAGTCTGACTCCCAAGCATAAGAATACGGTATTCGGAGTTTGATAGTCTTCGGTAAGTGCAATACCCCCTAGGACATTCAGTGCTCTACCCCCGTTTCTCTAAATCTTGAGGCTAGCCCTAAAGCTATTTCGGAGAGAACCAGCTATCTCCGGGCTCGATTGGAATTTCACCGCTATCCACAGGTCATCCCCGAGCTTTTCAACGCTCGTGGGTTCGGTCCTCCACGAAATTTTACTTTCGCTTCAACCTGCCCATGGATAGGTCGCCCGGTTTCGGGTCTACGTCAACTAACTATACGCCCAGTTAAGACTCGCTTTCGCTGCGGCTCCACACCTTAAGTGCTTAACCTTGCTAGGTAACGTAACTCGTTGGCCCGTTCTACAAAAAGTACGCAGTCACACAAATAATGTGCTCCTACAGCTTGTAAGTGTAGGGTTTCAGGTTCTCTTTCACTCCCCTCCCGGGGTTCTTTTCACCTTTCCCTCACGGTACTATACGCTATCGGTCACTAGGTAGTATTTAGGCTTGGAGGATGGTCCCTCCTGCTTCCCACAGGGTTTCACGTGTCCCGTGGTACTCTGGATCATATCTGAAGTCTTCTTGTTTTGACTACGTGGCTTTTACACTTTATAGCGGAGCTTTCCAACTCTCTTCGTCTACAATAGCCTCTTCGTTATGATATGTCCGCAACCCCAGTGAAGAAAACTTCACTGGTTTGGCCTGTTCCGCGTTCGCTCGCCGCTACTTACGGAATCGAATTTCTTTCTCTT
Proteins encoded:
- the uvrC gene encoding excinuclease ABC subunit UvrC, with the translated sequence MFDIQEQLKKLPAEPGVYLMKDENDKIIYVGKAVSLKNRVRQYFQSSKNHSSKVKSMVKNIKSFEYIITDSELEALILECNLIKKYRPKYNVLLRDDKTYPYIKVTVNEDFPRVLKVRRVIRDKAKYFGPYTNVEAVNDTLDVIRNIYPIRTCNVDIERAIKNNMRPCLNLHIKRCVGPCTGNVSKEEYNKMIEEILLFLSGKEETLIEILKEKMNKCSMEFNFEEAALYRDKIINLQDMMQKQKIDVSTEDVNQDIIAMAYNDEEACVQSFFIRHGKIVGREHFILEGTKDSSKESILSSFVKQFYMKAEYIPKEIIIECEIEDQVVLEEWLSNIKGQKVFIRVPQKGDKKSLISMVKKNAMEYLEKFSNLNKRKYERSEGALIELAEVLGLEESPRRIESYDISNIQGVDSIGVMVVFTNGLKDKKEYRRYKVKTVEGPNDYDSMAEILDRRLQKGDFADLILLDGGKGQVSAVQKVFDKYGIDIPLWGMYKDDRHRTKGLICASKEIELDKTSNLYRFVASIQEEVHNYAISYHRSLRNKSLTKSSLDDIPGVGEKRKKALLSHFKSIEDIKNASVEELAKVEGLNKSVAENIYDYFRKGE
- the uvrA gene encoding excinuclease ABC subunit UvrA; its protein translation is MEDKIIIKGAKEHNLKNVSIELPRNKFIVFTGLSGSGKSSLAFDTIYAEGQRRYVESLSAYARQFLGQMEKPNVEYIEGLSPAISIDQKTTSKNPRSTVGTVTEIYDYLRLLFARVGDVHCPTCGKPISQMTIQEIVDKVIELPERTKIQILSPVVRGQKGTHKKLIESIAKDGFVRIRVNGENQEVTDEINLEKNKKHNIEVVVDRIVVKDGIEGRLADSIETAVKLSDGLVIAQIVDGEEILFSTKFACPEHGIGIEELSPRMFSFNAPFGACDVCKGLGESREVDPDLVIPNKELSIKQGAIAAWGSVSTSDDTYYSKMVQSLAEHFNVSLETPFKDLPEDFVQELLYGENNVMVQFIFDSKFGGRREYKAPFEGVIVNLERRYRETNSEYSRDKIEEYMAETPCPKCKGNRLKKEVLSVLIGGKNIMEVTDLSVKELLDFVQSLKLSEKNKFIAHEILKEINERASFLKDVGLEYLTLSRKAGTLSGGEAQRIRLATQIGSALVGVLYVLDEPSIGLHQRDNEKLIGTLRHLTDLGNTLIVVEHDEDTMREADYVVDIGPGAGIHGGEIVAQGTLDEILENPNSMTGLYLSGKKVIEIPNSTREGNGNFIEIKGATENNLKNINAKIPLGKFVCITGVSGSGKSSLINSILYKGVASKVNRLRQRPGKHKEIKGIENIDKIINIDQSPIGRTPRSNPATYTGVFDQIRDLFATTNEAKARGYKKGRFSFNVKGGRCEACKGDGIIKIEMHFLPDVYVPCEVCKGERYNRETLQVKYKDKTIADVLDMNVEEALEFFENIPNIKRKLETLMDVGLSYIKLGQPSTQLSGGEAQRIKLATELSKRPTGKTLYILDEPTTGLHMADVDKLIHVLQKLADTGNTIVVIEHNLDVIKTSDYIIDLGPEGGDKGGKIIATGTPKEVSKVEGSYTGQFLKKYFE
- the uvrB gene encoding excinuclease ABC subunit UvrB, whose amino-acid sequence is MDFEIQSAFKPTGDQPEAIKEIVTSINKDEKFQTLLGVTGSGKTFTMANIIREVKKPTLILAHNKTLAAQLYSEFKEFFPNNAVEYFVSYYDYYQPEAYVASSDTYIEKDASINDEIDKLRHSATASILERDDVIVVSSVSCIYGIGDPDDYKKLMLSIRTGMEIDRDTLIRKLVDIQYERNDINFVRGTFRVRGDILELFPASDDEKAIRIEFFGDEIDRIVEIDYVTGKILGTRNYIAVFPASHYVTTPEKVAHAVEAIEKELSERVQYFKENDKLIEAQRIEQRTKYDIEMLNEIGTCQGIENYSRHITGREEGEKPYTLMSFFPDDFLLIVDESHVTIPQVRGMYAGDRSRKQSLIENGFRLPSAYDNRPLNFSEFEENINQVLFVSATPGSYEIEHSTTVAQQIIRPTGLLDPIIEVRPIENQIDNLVGEINKVVEKKERVLITTLTKKMSEDLTNYLKEIGIKVKYLHSDIDTLERTEIIRDLRLGKFDVLVGINLLREGLDIPEVSLVAILDADKEGFLRSETSLIQTVGRAARNSEGRVIMYADKITRSMSATIEETKRRREIQSQYNEENGITPKTIVKEVRNSIETLKPADEEVVFGIAESEDEYEVQNNIETLQKEMMEAAQNLQFERAAQLRDKIKELEERIKN